The DNA window ACACGAAATATCAAGAAAGAGCAAAGGAAAAATGAATAGAATACTATCTTCAAGCCTTGTAATAATAGACGAACTAGGTTACCTTCCAATAACAAGAGAAGAAGCAAATCTATTTTTTCAGTTAGTATCGGCACTTCATGAACAGGCTTCAATTATTATCACATCTAATAAAGGCTTAGAAGATTGGACAGAGCTATTAGGAGATCCTGCTTTAACAACAGCAGTATTAGACAGAATTACATACAGATGTGAGCTTTTTAGCATGTCTGGCAAGAGCTATAGACTAGAACACAGAAAGTCATTATTCTAATGTTCAAACTGGGAAAAATTCAGTAAAATTATTTGCCGAAATTTCTCCAAAAACACTTGCCAGTAACAACACCATATCAAGATGAAATACTATACAGTGTTTTTGCTAGATATCACGATAAAAGTCCAAATTTCAATGGTAGTGAAACTGCAAGGGATCTATTTAGTGTAAATCGTATAGTGTGTAGTCTGGAAATTCCAACACTATTGGCTAATTTGCTCCAAAATATGCCCTTAAACAGTCCTTTCGATGCAGACAGGCTAATAGTCGAACATACACTATTTCCGTTTTATGCAGCCTTTTTAAGCCTTAAGAATAAGAATATAATAAGACAGTATTTGTTATATGGAGATGTTGAGATATATAATAAAATTACAAGTATTATAAACCCATTGGCTGAAAATAAATTCTTAAGATTTTGCTCAAAGTGCAATAAAGAGGATTTGGATATATATGGCGAACTATATTGGCATAGGATTCATCAGGTAAGAGGTATTTATATTTGTCCCATTCATAAAACACCTATTTATGATAGTAATGTATCATTTGAAGAGAATAAATATAAATATGTAGTAGCAACGGAGAAAAACTGTATTGTTGAAAGTGAAATTGCGTATGAGCCAAAGACCTATGAAAGATTACTGATTATTGCAGAGGATATGGACTGGATTTTAAATAATCCAGTTATTAATACTAATATTAAGGACCAATACTTAAATCAGTTGAAGATATTGGAGTATGCTACAGTCAATGGAGGCCTACGCCAAAGAAATCTTATTGCTGACTTTGAGGCCTTTTGGGGTAATGAAGTACTTCAAATGACACAAAATACGATTACTAAAACTAATAACTGTAATTGGCTTTTTAAGATGGGATGGAATAAAGCAACTATAGAAGATCCATTAAAGCATATATTACTTATGAGGTTTTTAAGTCTACCACCAGATGTGCTATTTAACCATAATATAGAGTATCTTCCTTTTGGTAAAGGACCATATCCTTGTTTAAATCCTGTCTGTGTACAGTATGAGAATGAAATAATTGAAAATGTAGAAATTAGGAATAGTTATAAAACTAAAAGTCCAATCGGATATTTTACCTGTCCAGAATGTGGTTTTTCTTATTTAAGACGTGGTCCAGATGAGAAAATAGAAGATAGATATAGGTATTCAAGGATTGTGGATTACGGGTATTACTGGAGAGAAGAATTAATGCGGTTATTAAAATATAATAGCGTGCCAAAGGTTGCAAAGATAATGGGGACAACCCATACTACTGTTTATGATTATATAAGAAGGTTAGGAGTTAGAAAGTAACTGAAGCAGTAATAGAATCTGACAAATATCTCGAAAAATATTGATATAAATATTTGACAAAAGAAAAATGTTGAGTTATTATCTAAGCATAAAACACTACAGATTCCATATTTGAAGATACTTTTGTTAATAGGTTGATAAATGACTTTATAAGATATGTAACTGAACTGTAATGTTACTGAGCAAGAAGTTGTGGTAATATATATATTAGTATATATTTTTTTATCGATTAGGTACAGACAATTAAATAATTAATAATTATAGAATTCTAACAGAGCAAAATTTAATCAGTGTTATGTAACACTGGTGTTTTGCTCTGTTTTTGTTTTCTTAAAAGGAGGTGTAACCTAGTATGAAAATAAAAATGTTGTGAGTGTTTGGAAAGGAGGTTGAATAGATGGCAATTATTTATGCTAATGAAAGTACAGGAGTTATAGCAAAAGCATCTGATCTAACTGGTATTAAAGAATTGGCAGGAGATCTTGGTTTCAAGATACTGATTAATAATTATAGGTCTTTCTTCTATGGAATCTATAGAAGATTCAATTCTGAAACCAAGAAATATGAGTTCAGAAAAGTATCTAAAATTAACGAGGAAAAAGAACAAGTGCTCTTAAATCAAGGATTCGAAAAGATAAAAGATGCTTATAGTAATCAAATTCCAAAGGAATTCTTATGGAAATGTGCCTATGAAAATAGCAACTCTAATATTTATTAAGGGGGTTATAGAATGCGTGATGAGACAAGTATTATGGATGTACTTCGCTATATAGCGAGAAGAATGGAGGATATTGAAAATTGTGGAAAGGTTGTTGACAAGAAACAAGATGATAAGTTTCTTATCCTCAAAAAAAGATATGATGAATTAGCAAAACAAATGGAAATTGTAGACTCCATATATTATGAGTATGCAATGTATATTCAGGATCTAACTACTAAAATAATCTCAGAAGAAAAAACCATAACCAGTAATACTGAAATTTAGATTAATTATTTAATAGGGCAAAAGAAGAAAAACAAAAGTATGTAACATAATACAATGAAAGCATTCTATCAAAGCATAAAGAAAAAAGAAAACTATAGCATTCTAACATAGCAAGCCCTTTTGTGGTAAAGCAAAGGAGGTAAATAAATGGAGGAAAAAAGATTCATTTCACAAGATGTAGACTATGATTATGATATAGCAGAAATAAACTTGCAAAGAAAATGGGATTCTCCATATGAATACACTACATCTGAAGATTATTGTGATGAATATGGTTGCTTTATTTGTTTTAAGTGTAAAAGATTAATAAATATCACTAGTGTTCAATAAATGGATAAAATATCCATTAACAAAACCTAAGTACCATTCATTGAATCTATTACCATAAATTTAGATATAAAAAAGCTAGTAACCTTTGCTTTAATATAATTATCCCCAATTACAATAAGCAGGAGGTTACTAGCCATTGAACAAGAATAATTATATCACTATTTTTGAAGAACTTTTAGATATCATTAATTGGAATTTATTGAAACAATCTACTTACAAGCTAAACACTGACTATTTCGCTGCACAAAATCATTTGAAAGCCTTGATTTACTTTCATATAGCTAAGTTGGATAGTTTAAGAGACCTTCATAATTTTATGCAATCTGATTCAGATATAAAAGAAATAATTCAAGGTGTTAGTCTTGGGTCGTTGTCTAACTACAACAACAATATTAAATTCGAAGCATATATGCCAATAATGAATGAAGTTATTAAAAAAGCTATGATTTTACTACCTATAAATAAAGATTTTCAAATACCGTACCCTGTTAAGTTAATAGATTCTTCTACTGTTGGTATGACTTTAACATATTTTAAATGGGCAGAATTTCGTTCAACTAAAGCTGGAATAAAGCTCCATACTAAATATGACCTTGGAAGAGGTATTCCAGAAGTTATTGTTGTCTCAAATGCCAAACATCACGATAAAAGTAAAATGAATCAGTTAATGACAGATAAAAATTGTATTTACGTTTGTGATAAGGGTTATGTCGATTATAAAAAGTTTGACCAATTTACTAATGATGAAAAACTCTTTGTAACAAGATTAAAAGATAATGCAGTAGTAGAAGAAGTTGAAAACCTTAAGGTTTCTCACTGTGATATACCACTTTTAGATAAAAACATAACTATTGTTTGTATATCTAGGCAATAAATATATAAATAAAACTAAAAACAAGTACAGAATTATCAAAGTGATAGATGCTGAAAATAAAGAATTAACTTTTGTAACAAATATCCAAGACTTATCTAGTGAAGAAATAGCATGGTTATACTGAAAATGGATATAAGGTTGGTTTTGTAAAAGGAAGGTCTTTCGCCTATTTTATCTATTACAAAGAGATACCTCCTTTATATGAAAAAGTTAGCGGTATTGATAAGAATTTCTTAATTCATCAGTGCAATACTCTTTTATTTATTATTAATATTCAAGAATTTTCAAAAAGAATACTTCATTTTTTTGAGAATACTAATGATA is part of the Proteiniborus sp. MB09-C3 genome and encodes:
- a CDS encoding TnsD family Tn7-like transposition protein → MPKFLQKHLPVTTPYQDEILYSVFARYHDKSPNFNGSETARDLFSVNRIVCSLEIPTLLANLLQNMPLNSPFDADRLIVEHTLFPFYAAFLSLKNKNIIRQYLLYGDVEIYNKITSIINPLAENKFLRFCSKCNKEDLDIYGELYWHRIHQVRGIYICPIHKTPIYDSNVSFEENKYKYVVATEKNCIVESEIAYEPKTYERLLIIAEDMDWILNNPVINTNIKDQYLNQLKILEYATVNGGLRQRNLIADFEAFWGNEVLQMTQNTITKTNNCNWLFKMGWNKATIEDPLKHILLMRFLSLPPDVLFNHNIEYLPFGKGPYPCLNPVCVQYENEIIENVEIRNSYKTKSPIGYFTCPECGFSYLRRGPDEKIEDRYRYSRIVDYGYYWREELMRLLKYNSVPKVAKIMGTTHTTVYDYIRRLGVRK
- a CDS encoding IS4 family transposase; translated protein: MNKNNYITIFEELLDIINWNLLKQSTYKLNTDYFAAQNHLKALIYFHIAKLDSLRDLHNFMQSDSDIKEIIQGVSLGSLSNYNNNIKFEAYMPIMNEVIKKAMILLPINKDFQIPYPVKLIDSSTVGMTLTYFKWAEFRSTKAGIKLHTKYDLGRGIPEVIVVSNAKHHDKSKMNQLMTDKNCIYVCDKGYVDYKKFDQFTNDEKLFVTRLKDNAVVEEVENLKVSHCDIPLLDKNITIVCISRQ